The Clostridium chauvoei genome has a window encoding:
- a CDS encoding glycoside hydrolase family 32 protein, which translates to MIKEKLLAEVETYKNKHINAVKNDKWRNKYHIMAPIGWINDPNGLCEFKGKYHIFYQYSPLNSEGGLKFWGHYSSKDLLNWKEEDIAIYPDKDFDRDGVYSGSALAKDNDLYIFYTGNVKEDGNHDYILSGREQNVVMVKTSDGKEFSEKVVLLTNKDFPIDMTLHVRDPKVWQDESKYFMALGARDNKDKGTLLIYSSNDLYNWSLYKKIKSQDNDLGYMWECPDLFKLDNTNIFMLSPQGIKKDGYKYNNIYQSGYFLGDIEKSSTLYLTNFNELDRGFDFYAPQSFMDSKGRRIIIGWMGVPDAVEHRNPTIKNYWQHCLTIPRELVLENNKLYQKPIKELEGLRKSKFEMKEIKLEDNISLDIFRSNTYELLITLNKVENIEINLREDCKLSYDNHIFKLSLGKSGCGRKVRAVELQNIEEIRIFSDESTIEVFLNSGEEAFSTRIYNEILDKSIKFKGVGKINLIKWEF; encoded by the coding sequence ATGATAAAAGAAAAATTATTAGCAGAGGTTGAAACGTATAAAAACAAACATATAAATGCTGTTAAAAATGATAAGTGGAGAAATAAGTATCATATAATGGCACCAATAGGATGGATAAATGATCCTAATGGATTATGTGAATTTAAAGGGAAATATCATATTTTTTATCAATATTCTCCCTTAAATTCAGAGGGTGGCCTAAAATTTTGGGGTCATTACAGTTCTAAAGATTTATTAAATTGGAAAGAAGAAGATATTGCTATTTATCCAGATAAGGATTTTGATAGAGATGGAGTTTATTCAGGTTCAGCTTTAGCAAAGGATAATGATTTATATATTTTTTATACTGGAAATGTTAAGGAAGATGGAAATCATGATTATATATTATCAGGAAGAGAACAAAATGTTGTTATGGTTAAGACTTCTGATGGAAAGGAGTTTTCAGAAAAAGTAGTATTACTTACAAATAAAGATTTTCCAATAGATATGACACTTCATGTTAGAGATCCTAAGGTGTGGCAAGATGAAAGTAAATATTTTATGGCGCTTGGAGCTAGAGATAATAAAGATAAAGGAACATTACTTATATATTCATCAAATGATTTATATAATTGGAGTTTATATAAGAAGATAAAAAGCCAAGATAATGATTTAGGTTATATGTGGGAATGTCCTGATTTATTTAAATTAGATAATACTAATATATTTATGCTTTCACCTCAAGGGATAAAAAAAGATGGATATAAATATAATAATATTTATCAAAGTGGATATTTTCTTGGTGATATTGAAAAATCAAGTACCTTATATTTGACTAATTTTAATGAATTAGATAGAGGATTTGATTTTTATGCACCTCAAAGTTTTATGGATTCTAAAGGAAGAAGAATTATAATTGGATGGATGGGGGTTCCAGATGCAGTAGAACATAGAAATCCAACCATAAAAAATTATTGGCAACATTGTTTAACTATACCTAGAGAACTTGTATTAGAAAATAATAAACTTTATCAAAAGCCAATAAAAGAATTAGAAGGTTTAAGAAAATCAAAATTTGAAATGAAGGAAATTAAACTAGAAGATAATATTTCATTAGATATATTTAGAAGTAATACTTATGAATTATTAATAACTTTAAATAAGGTAGAGAATATTGAAATAAACCTAAGAGAAGATTGTAAACTATCTTATGATAACCATATATTTAAGCTGTCATTAGGAAAGAGTGGTTGTGGAAGGAAAGTTAGAGCGGTAGAATTACAAAATATAGAAGAAATAAGAATTTTCTCAGATGAATCAACTATAGAAGTATTTTTGAATTCAGGAGAGGAAGCATTTTCAACTAGAATATATAACGAAATTTTAGATAAAAGTATTAAATTTAAAGGTGTAGGGAAAATAAATCTAATTAAGTGGGAATTTTAA